The following are encoded together in the Tursiops truncatus isolate mTurTru1 chromosome 10, mTurTru1.mat.Y, whole genome shotgun sequence genome:
- the USP19 gene encoding ubiquitin carboxyl-terminal hydrolase 19 isoform X3, translating into MSGGASTTGPRRGPPGLEEATSKKKQKDPANQENKDGDPRRGGSAFTREEPTKDELLLDWRQSADEVFVKLRVGAGPLRLEEVDAAFTDTDCVVRLPGGRQWGGVFYAEIESSCTKVQARKGGLLQLSLPKKVPLLTWPSLLKPLGTQELVPGLRCQENGQEPSPVALEPGPEPRRAKQEARNQKRAQGRGEVGAGAGPGAQAGPSAKRAVHLHRGPEGEGSRDGPGPRGDAPQFLAEPATQAEAEEQLRVPPLNPQTCLLGSEENLALLTGKKAVAPRNDPVSPVMARSRDSEKDDRSKEEMAVAADAAALVDGKEPKSMVNLAFVKNDSYEKGPDSVVVHVYVKEICRDTSRVLFREQDFTLIFQTRDGNFLRPHPGCGPHTIFRWQVKLRNLIEPEQCTFCFTASRIDICLRKRQSQRWGGLEAPAARGAVGGAKVAVPTGPTPLDSTPPGGTPHPLTGQEEARAVEKEKPKARSEDTGLDGVAARTPMEHVAPKPEPHLASPKPTCMVPPMPHSPVSGDSVEEEEEEEKKVCLPGFTGLVNLGNTCFMNSVIQSLSNTRELRDFFHDRSFEAEINYNNPLGTGGRLAIGFAVLLRALWKGTHHAFQPSKLKAIVASKASQFTGYAQHDAQEFMAFLLDGLHEDLNRIQNKPYTETVDSDGRPDEVVAEEAWQRHKMRNDSFIVDLFQGQYKSKLVCPVCAKVSITFDPFLYLPVPLPQKQKVLPIFYFAREPHSKPVKFLVSISKENSSASEVLDSLSQSVHVKPENLRLAEVIKNRFHRVFLPSHSLDTVSPSDTLLCFELLSPELAKERVVVLEVQQRPQVPSVPISKCAACQRKQQSEDEKLKRCTRCYRVGYCNQLCQKTHWPDHKGLCRPENIGYPFLVSVPASRLTYARLAQLLEGYARYSVSVFQPPFQPGRMALESQGPGCNTLLSTSSLEAGDNDRDPVQPPELQMVTPVAEGDTGVPRAWASPDRGPVPSTSGVSSEMLASGPIEVGSLPAGERVSRPEAAVPGYQHPSEAMNSHTPQFFIYRIDASNREQRLEDKGDTPLELGDDCSLALVWRNNERLQEFVLVASKELECAEDPGSAGEAARAGHFTLDQCLNLFTRPEVLAPEEAWYCPQCKQHREASKQLLLWRLPNVLIVQLKRFSFRSFIWRDKINDLVEFPVRNLDLSKFCIGQKEEQLPSYDLYAVINHYGGMIGGHYTACARLPNDRSSQRSDVGWRLFDDSTVTTVDESQVVTRYAYVLFYRRRNSPVERPPRAGHSEHHPDLGPAAESAASQASRIWQELEAEEEPVPEGPAPLGSWGPQDWVGPPPRGPTTPDEGCLRYFVLGTVAALMALVLNVFYPLVSQSPWR; encoded by the exons GGTGCGGCTTCCAG GTGGTCGGCAGTGGGGTGGTGTTTTCTATGCTGAGATAGAAAGTTCTTGCACCAAAGTGCAGGCTCGCAAAGGTGGCCTCCTGCAGCTGTCACTGCCCAAGAAGGTGCCTCTGCTCACGTGGCCCTCTCTCCTG AAACCTCTTGGGACCCAGGAGTTGGTGCCAGGGCTGCGGTGCCAGGAGAATGGGCAGGAGCCGTCTCCTGTTGCCCTGGAGCCAGGCCCTGAGCCCCGCCGGGCTAAGCAGGAGGCCCGGAACCAGAAGCGGGCCCAGGGCCGTGGTGAGGTAGGCGCAGGGGCTGGCCCTGGGGCCCAAGCAGGGCCCAGTGCCAAGAGGGCTGTGCATCTCCACAGAGGGCCGGAGGGGGAAGGGTCCAGAGATGGCCCTGGACCCCGGGGTGATGCCCCCCAATTCCTGGCTGAGCCGGCCACCCAG GCTGAGGCTGAGGAACAGCTCCGTGTACCACCACTGAACCCCCAGACCTGCCTCCTGGGCTCAGAGGAGAATCTAGCACTTTTGACAGGAAAGAAGGCAGTAGCCCCCAGGAATGACCCAGTGTCCCCAGTCATGGCCCGGAGCAGAGACTCTGAGAAAGATGATCGTTCCAAAGAGGAGATGGCAGTGGCAGCAGATGCTGCAGCCTTGGTGGATGGtaaag AGCCCAAGTCCATGGTGAACCTGGCATTTGTCAAGAATGACTCGTATGAGAAGGGGCCGGACTCAGTGGTGGTGCACGTGTACGTGAAGGAAATCTGCAGGGACACATCTCGAGTGCTTTTCCGCGAGCAGGACTTCACGCTTATCTTCCAGaccag GGACGGAAACTTCCTGAGACCGCACCCGGGCTGTGGGCCCCACACCATCTTCCGTTGGCAGGTGAAGCTCAG GAACCTGATCGAGCCAGAGCAGTGCACCTTCTGCTTCACGGCCTCTCGCATCGACATCTGCCTCCGCAAGCGGCAGAGTCAGCGCTGGGGGGGTCTGGAGGCCCCAGCTGCACGAG GTGCAGTGGGTGGTGCAAAGGTAGCCGTGCCGACAGGTCCAACCCCTCTGGATTCAACCCCACCGGGAGgtaccccccaccccctgacAGGCCAGGAGGAAGCCCGGGCTGTGGAGAAGGAGAAACCCAAGGCTCGATCTGAGGACACAGGCCTAGATGGTGTGGCAGCCCGCACCCCCATGGAGCATGTAGCCCCAAAGCCAGAGCCACACCTGGCATCG CCCAAGCCCACATGTATGGTGCCTCCAATGCCCCACAGCCCGGTGAGTGGAGACAGcgtggaggaagaggaggaggaagagaagaaggtgTGTCTGCCGGGCTTCACTGGCCTTGTCAATCTAGGCAACACCTGTTTCATGAACAGCGTCATCCAGTCTCTGTCCAATACTCGGGAGCTGCGGGACTTCTTCCACG ACCGCTCCTTTGAGGCCGAGATCAACTACAACAACCCACTGGGGACTGGTGGGCGTCTGGCCATCGGCTTTGCTGTGCTGCTCCGGGCGCTGTGGAAGGGAACCCACCATGCCTTCCAGCCCTCCAAGTTGAAG GCCATTGTGGCGAGCAAGGCCAGCCAGTTCACAGGCTATGCACAGCACGATGCCCAGGAGTTCATGGCTTTCCTGCTGGATGGGCTGCACGAGGACTTGAACCGTATTCAGAATAAGCCCTACACGGAGACCGTGGACTCAGATGGGCGACCTGATGAG GTGGTAGCTGAGGAAGCCTGGCAGCGGCACAAGATGAGGAATGACTCTTTCATCGTGGACCTATTTCAGGGACAGTACAAGTCGAAGCTGGTGTGCCCCGTGTGCGCAAAG GTCTCCATCACTTTTGACCCGTTCCTGTACCTGCCGGTGCCCTTGCCACAGAAGCAAAAGGTTCTCCCCATCTTCTATTTTGCCCGGGAGCCCCACAGCAAGCCCGTCAAG TTTCTGGTGAGCATCAGCAAGGAGAACTCCAGTGCAAGTGAAGTGTTGGACTCCCTGTCTCAGAGTGTCCACGTGAAGCCTGAGAACCTGCGTCTGGCTGAG GTGATTAAGAATCGCTTCCACCGTGTGTTTTTGCCCTCCCACTCACTGGACACTGTGTCACCTTCCGACACACTCCTCTGCTTCGAGCTCCTATCCCCAGAGTTGGCTAAGGAGCGGGTGGTGGTGCTAGAGGTGCAGCAG CGCCCCCAGGTGCCCAGCGTCCCCATCTCCAAGTGTGCAGCCTGCCAGCGGAAGCAGCAGTCAGAGGATGAGAAGCTGAAGCGCTGTACCCGTTGCTACCGCGTGGGCTACTGCAACCA gCTCTGTCAGAAAACCCACTGGCCTGACCATAAGGGCCTCTGCCGCCCTGAGAACATTGGCTACCCCTTCCTGGTCAGTGTACCTGCCTCACGCCTCACTTATGCCCGTCTTGCTCAGCTGCTAGAGGGATATGCCCG GTACTCTGTGAGTGTGTTCCAGCCACCCTTCCAGCCTGGCCGCATGGCCTTGGAGTCCCAGGGCCCTGGCTGCAACACACTGCTGTCCACTAGCTCCCTGGAGGCTGGGGACAATGACAGGGACCCTGTTCAGCCACCGGAGCTCCAGATGGTGACCCCTGTGGCTGAGGGGGACACAGGGGTCCCCCGGGCCTGGGCATCCCCTGATCGGGGCCCTGTGCCCAGCACCAGTGGAGTTTCTTCTGAGATGCTGGCCAGTGGGCCCATTGAAGTTGGCTCCTTGCCTGCTGGTGAGAGGGTGTCCCGGCCTGAAG CTGCTGTGCCCGGGTACCAACACCCAAGTGAAGCCATGAATTCCCACACACCCCAGTTCTTTATCTATAGAATTGATGCATCCAACCGAGAGCAGCGGCTAGAGGACAAAG GAGACACCCCACTAGAGCTGGGTGATGACTGCAGCCTGGCTCTAGTCTGGCGGAACAATGAGCGCCTGCAGGAGTTTGTGTTGGTAGCCTCCAAGGAGCTGGAATGTGCTGAGGATCCAGGCTCTGCTGGTGAGGCTGCCCGTGCTGGCCACTTCACTCTGGACCAGTGTCTGAACCTCTTTACGCGGCCTGAGGTGCTGGCACCTGAGGAGGCTTG GTACTGCCCGCAGTGCAAACAACACCGCGAGGCCTCCAAGCAGCTGTTGTTGTGGCGCCTGCCGAATGTGCTCATCGTGCAGCTCAAGCGCTTCTCCTTTCGCAGTTTCATCTGGCGTGACAAGATCAATGACTTGGTGGAGTTCCCTGTTCG GAACCTGGACCTGAGCAAGTTCTGTATCGGTCAGAAAGAGGAGCAGCTGCCCAGCTATGACCTGTACGCTGTCATCAACCACTATGGAGGCATGATCGGTGGCCACTACACTGCCTGTGCACGCCTGCCCAATGATCGCAGCAGCCAGCGCAGCGACGTGG GCTGGCGCTTGTTTGATGACAGCACGGTGACAACGGTAGACGAGAGCCAGGTCGTGACGCGTTATGCCTATGTACTCTTCTACCGCCGGCGGAACTCTCCTGTGGAGAGGCCCCCCCGGGCAGGTCACTCTGAACACCACCCAGACCTAGGCCCTGCAGCTGAGTCTGCTGCCAGCCAG GCTTCCCGGATTTGGCAGGAGCTGGAGGCCGAGGAGGAGCCGGTACCCGAGGGGCCTGCGCCCCTGGGTTCCTGGGGGCCCCAGGACTGGGTGGGCCCCCCGCCACGTGGCCCTACCACACCAGACGAGGGCTGTCTCCGATACTTTGTTCTGGGCACCGTGGCAGCTTTGATGGCCCTCGTGCTCAACGTGTTCTATCCTCTGGTATCCCAGAGTCCCTGGAGATGA